The Winogradskyella schleiferi genome has a window encoding:
- a CDS encoding CHAT domain-containing protein encodes MKALSRCNKFVIMIVCIMSVSFSLIAQTHSLSNTKRIDSLISNKEFKKADFILIDHINELKQEKAYLELTKRIYYVGKITAKLEGEAIAITKANDFANSITDLTDSLSVARQKHLVLSRFYVYLHDYKNSSEQNLMALEITKRMPDATGDLFGIIHHNLGVDYRRLGNIKASTKHSRMSLKHYLSYPKSDKTKILDAYNSLGGRMWDAYKIDSALYYFQKGEEIISDLDPNPMNKHYHTASNQANIASVHATLGNTMESLKYNEKAIKNYLDFLKSNTEGKDFFKEEARKFLYISIENYAGDFSKQGNLQKAKELNTYALEEKKKYLAKDDPELAYSYLQVANSHLKLKDFKTAEKFINKSLDIYTNQDQKDYLGVADGYYYKGVVNESLGNIETAKECYEKSKSYYESVFGDSYDAFYLSAMTTLSGFYAKNGYTDKAIDMATTIYNYVVNNQGKSTVLEYSLLVNLARIQYKSNNYLEASKQINKALAILSDSYATEVNELNFLEKPRALLLKSEIELKLTKDKDTLFLKDQFKSLKEAITILEQQKTMAIEDQNISIILADNDQVFELAKAIAMVIYEETKDKKFLKEILSIHESKLYNKIRQQLNVQSDFILDDIPKSILEAEKLLKDEFNSTLNIEGGLETFFETNKNWSVLLETLKRDYPKYYNLKYASISQSLNLSTSNFPDNKSIVRYVFIQEKLYAFLIEKNRIESYLLDTDKLKDELASYENTDNLLDDNLKPYSNLYNILWKPFENSITNKSVIIVPDGELFNLSFEVLTTTKVDSFKELYKKSLLSKYNLSYNYSLLLIDKNKTPKFFENNFVAFTPEFTEQMKNNYKIAIKDSILLDITYLKLLPQPFTVDLAKEYSQLFSGNSFTNEKASKQVFSQQAKEHKIIHIGTHAESNNVSPEFSRLIFAKNLDDSDNTDNNSLYTYEIYNQNLASNLAILTACETGKPTFQPGEGMISLAHAFNYAGSESILTSLWKIDEQSSATIIENFYGYLKEGLPKDEALQKAKLDYIATAEGRTISPQYWAGLVLIGDAAPINLESPNFWWIWTLLIVTIILALVLFIRNKKVSKSR; translated from the coding sequence ATGAAGGCATTATCCCGTTGTAATAAATTTGTAATAATGATTGTGTGCATCATGAGTGTCTCTTTCAGTTTAATTGCGCAGACACATTCGTTATCAAATACTAAGCGTATTGATTCATTAATTTCAAACAAAGAATTCAAAAAAGCGGACTTCATATTAATTGATCATATCAATGAACTAAAACAGGAAAAAGCCTATCTAGAGTTAACTAAACGTATTTACTATGTCGGAAAAATTACTGCAAAGCTAGAAGGCGAAGCAATAGCCATAACGAAAGCAAATGATTTTGCAAATAGCATTACTGATTTAACTGATTCTTTGTCTGTTGCGAGGCAAAAGCACTTGGTACTCTCACGGTTTTATGTATACCTCCATGATTACAAAAATTCTTCAGAACAAAATTTAATGGCATTAGAAATCACAAAGAGAATGCCTGATGCGACTGGTGATTTATTTGGTATTATTCATCATAATCTAGGTGTAGATTATAGACGACTTGGCAATATTAAAGCATCCACGAAGCATAGCCGTATGTCCTTAAAACATTACTTGTCTTATCCCAAATCTGACAAAACTAAAATTCTAGATGCTTACAATTCTTTAGGCGGCAGAATGTGGGATGCTTACAAAATAGATAGTGCCTTGTATTATTTTCAAAAGGGAGAAGAGATCATTTCTGATTTAGATCCAAATCCAATGAACAAGCATTATCATACAGCCTCTAATCAAGCTAATATTGCATCGGTACATGCTACACTAGGTAACACAATGGAATCTTTAAAGTACAACGAGAAAGCCATAAAAAATTACCTTGACTTTCTTAAATCAAATACCGAAGGCAAGGACTTTTTCAAAGAAGAAGCGCGTAAATTTTTATATATATCAATAGAAAATTATGCTGGTGATTTTAGTAAACAAGGTAACCTGCAAAAGGCAAAGGAATTAAACACTTATGCACTTGAAGAAAAGAAAAAATATTTGGCTAAGGATGATCCTGAATTAGCCTATTCTTATTTGCAAGTTGCCAATTCGCACTTAAAATTAAAAGATTTCAAAACCGCAGAAAAGTTCATCAATAAAAGCTTAGATATTTATACCAACCAAGACCAAAAGGATTATTTAGGGGTTGCCGATGGCTATTACTATAAAGGCGTCGTAAACGAATCCTTAGGCAATATAGAAACGGCAAAAGAATGCTACGAAAAAAGCAAAAGCTATTATGAAAGTGTATTTGGAGATAGTTATGACGCTTTCTATTTAAGCGCTATGACCACACTCTCTGGATTTTATGCAAAAAACGGCTATACTGATAAAGCCATTGACATGGCAACTACTATTTATAACTACGTAGTTAATAATCAAGGTAAGAGTACGGTTTTAGAATATTCCCTTTTAGTAAATCTAGCAAGAATTCAGTATAAATCCAATAATTACCTAGAAGCCTCAAAACAAATAAATAAAGCATTAGCGATTTTAAGCGATTCTTATGCTACAGAAGTTAATGAACTAAATTTTTTAGAAAAACCAAGGGCTTTATTACTTAAGTCTGAGATAGAATTAAAACTAACCAAGGATAAAGACACCTTATTTCTTAAAGATCAGTTTAAAAGCCTTAAAGAGGCCATCACTATTTTAGAACAGCAAAAAACTATGGCTATAGAAGATCAAAATATTTCTATTATTCTTGCTGATAATGATCAAGTTTTCGAATTAGCAAAGGCAATAGCCATGGTGATCTATGAAGAAACTAAAGATAAAAAATTTTTAAAAGAAATATTAAGTATTCACGAATCAAAACTCTATAATAAGATTAGACAGCAACTGAATGTACAATCTGATTTTATTTTAGATGATATTCCAAAATCAATACTTGAAGCAGAAAAGCTACTAAAAGACGAATTTAATTCAACCCTAAACATTGAGGGTGGATTGGAGACATTTTTCGAAACCAATAAAAACTGGTCTGTTTTACTTGAAACCTTAAAGCGTGATTATCCTAAATACTACAACTTAAAATATGCCTCGATATCACAATCTTTAAACCTAAGTACTTCTAATTTTCCTGATAATAAGTCTATCGTTAGATATGTTTTCATTCAGGAAAAACTCTATGCTTTCCTAATTGAAAAAAATAGAATTGAATCCTATTTATTGGACACAGATAAGTTAAAAGATGAGTTAGCTTCCTATGAAAATACTGATAATTTATTAGATGATAATTTAAAACCTTATAGCAATTTATACAATATTTTATGGAAACCATTTGAAAATTCAATTACCAATAAAAGTGTTATTATAGTTCCGGATGGTGAACTCTTTAATTTAAGTTTTGAAGTATTGACAACGACTAAAGTTGATTCATTCAAGGAGTTGTATAAAAAGAGCTTGTTAAGTAAATACAACCTATCTTATAACTATAGTCTATTATTAATTGATAAAAACAAAACACCAAAATTTTTCGAAAATAATTTTGTCGCTTTTACTCCTGAGTTTACCGAGCAGATGAAAAACAATTATAAAATTGCCATAAAAGACTCTATCCTATTAGATATAACCTATCTTAAACTATTACCTCAGCCTTTTACAGTAGATTTAGCTAAAGAATATTCTCAGCTATTTAGTGGTAATTCATTTACAAATGAAAAGGCCTCCAAGCAAGTCTTTTCACAGCAGGCAAAAGAACATAAAATCATTCATATTGGAACACATGCTGAATCTAATAATGTTTCTCCTGAGTTTTCACGATTAATATTTGCGAAGAACCTGGACGACAGCGATAATACGGATAACAATTCACTTTACACTTACGAGATTTACAATCAAAATTTAGCATCTAATTTAGCCATTCTAACTGCCTGTGAAACGGGAAAACCAACATTCCAGCCAGGCGAAGGCATGATTTCTTTAGCACATGCTTTTAATTATGCTGGCAGCGAGAGTATATTAACGAGCTTATGGAAAATAGATGAACAATCGAGTGCAACGATTATCGAAAATTTTTATGGATACCTCAAAGAAGGGTTACCAAAAGATGAAGCCTTACAAAAAGCAAAATTAGATTATATAGCTACTGCAGAAGGGAGAACAATTTCTCCTCAATATTGGGCTGGTTTGGTGTTAATTGGAGATGCAGCGCCTATTAATTTAGAATCACCAAATTTTTGGTGGATATGGACTTTGCTAATTGTTACAATAATTTTGGCATTGGTGTTATTTATAAGAAATAAAAAAGTTTCAAAATCAAGATAG
- a CDS encoding DUF5670 family protein, with product MRSFLYIVLVLLIIFWALGYFVFYMSSAVHLLLLGAIIVLIAIHMKKS from the coding sequence ATGAGATCTTTCCTTTACATAGTTTTGGTACTACTCATAATTTTTTGGGCACTCGGTTATTTTGTTTTTTATATGTCTTCAGCAGTCCACTTATTATTATTAGGTGCCATTATTGTTCTCATCGCAATACATATGAAAAAGTCATAA
- a CDS encoding helix-turn-helix domain-containing protein, with amino-acid sequence MKTIEIKAHNLQSMFHTLKNEIGGTFSTQLNEGELQIDNLLGKGIIRGIQLERDTVFLEFDIKFKEDVKFILASPKQSVVNFLYCADGKLSHSFSDSGKIKTVGTFQTGISANLVSDEHHVYFYKDTYVNSTLISVNVSQLSSAEHHINKMVSEIFIENNESDYCYVGSYNLKIADSINQLKAIKQKGVVRTLLIQGLVNMILALEIEQHSVDIASSQNSKGSLTTFELKQVKELSDFINNFPETNLNVTELAAKVSINPAKVQEGFKLMHGKTLNTYIRFVRVTKSEELIKNTDLNISEIVYSLGFSSRSYFSKIFKDQYKCSPIEYKQNIKLAATA; translated from the coding sequence ATGAAAACTATAGAAATAAAAGCACACAATCTTCAATCCATGTTCCATACATTGAAAAATGAAATTGGCGGCACATTCTCGACACAGCTTAATGAAGGAGAGTTGCAAATCGATAATCTTTTGGGTAAAGGTATTATTAGAGGTATACAACTAGAAAGAGATACTGTTTTTTTAGAGTTTGATATTAAATTTAAAGAAGATGTCAAATTTATTTTAGCAAGCCCTAAACAATCAGTAGTTAATTTTTTGTATTGTGCTGACGGCAAATTATCTCATTCATTTTCAGATTCAGGTAAAATAAAAACAGTGGGTACTTTTCAAACAGGAATATCGGCAAACTTAGTTTCAGACGAGCATCATGTTTATTTTTACAAAGATACGTATGTGAACTCAACCCTTATTTCTGTAAATGTATCTCAATTAAGTTCTGCAGAACACCATATCAACAAAATGGTTTCTGAAATATTTATAGAAAACAACGAATCGGATTATTGTTATGTAGGGTCTTACAACCTAAAAATTGCTGATAGTATCAATCAACTCAAAGCCATAAAGCAAAAAGGTGTTGTGAGAACTTTATTAATTCAAGGATTGGTTAACATGATATTGGCGTTAGAGATAGAACAGCATTCAGTGGATATAGCAAGTTCCCAAAATTCCAAAGGTTCACTTACCACTTTTGAGTTGAAACAGGTAAAGGAACTGTCGGACTTTATTAATAATTTTCCTGAAACAAATCTTAATGTTACGGAATTGGCGGCTAAGGTTTCCATAAATCCAGCAAAAGTGCAAGAAGGTTTCAAACTAATGCATGGTAAAACTTTAAATACTTACATAAGATTTGTAAGGGTAACAAAATCGGAAGAGCTTATTAAAAATACGGATTTAAACATATCAGAAATTGTGTATTCATTAGGATTTTCAAGTAGAAGTTATTTTTCTAAAATTTTTAAAGATCAATATAAATGCTCACCGATAGAGTATAAACAAAACATTAAATTAGCTGCAACAGCATAG
- a CDS encoding RNA methyltransferase, giving the protein MNDNLKNEFFGIGIQNGKTPENLGVLWRSAQNLGASFIFTIGNRYAKQACDTHNAVKSMPYFHYETFEDFFNNLPKGARLVGVELTDEAVPLETFNHPRRCVYLLGAEDHGLSKQAIENSHFLIKFQSQLSLNVSVAGSIVMYDRGIDKPRV; this is encoded by the coding sequence ATGAATGATAATTTGAAAAACGAATTCTTCGGGATAGGAATACAAAACGGAAAGACACCTGAAAATTTAGGCGTACTTTGGCGATCGGCACAAAATCTTGGAGCGAGTTTTATTTTTACTATAGGCAACCGTTATGCCAAGCAAGCCTGTGATACGCACAATGCTGTAAAATCGATGCCTTATTTTCATTATGAAACTTTTGAGGATTTCTTCAACAATTTACCAAAAGGAGCAAGGCTTGTTGGTGTGGAGTTAACTGATGAAGCTGTTCCGCTAGAAACCTTTAACCATCCCAGACGCTGTGTATATTTATTGGGCGCAGAAGATCATGGATTATCTAAACAAGCAATTGAGAATAGTCATTTTTTAATAAAATTTCAGTCTCAATTAAGTCTTAATGTTTCTGTGGCTGGCAGTATTGTTATGTATGATCGTGGTATTGATAAACCACGTGTTTAA
- a CDS encoding RNA polymerase sigma factor — protein MQEKNPTLSLNDSFIEAVKNNDPQVLKNLYVNNYPKIEILVLRNSGSKDQAKDIYQDAFLAVWQNIKQDKFIPKSESSINGYLYTIAKNKWLDVLRSSGYKKTIVASQLGHFEIKDEENNDIDDDILKDKRLEDVMLAFKNLGQACKSLLRMFYFEKKSMKLIAEELALDSASTRNKKYRCMQKLKSLALKN, from the coding sequence ATGCAAGAGAAAAATCCAACCCTTTCTTTAAACGATAGCTTTATCGAAGCTGTTAAAAATAATGATCCACAAGTTTTAAAAAACCTGTACGTTAACAACTATCCTAAAATAGAAATTTTAGTATTAAGAAATAGTGGCTCAAAAGATCAAGCCAAGGACATTTACCAAGATGCATTTTTAGCCGTTTGGCAAAATATTAAACAAGACAAATTTATTCCAAAAAGTGAATCTTCAATCAACGGCTACCTTTATACAATTGCAAAGAATAAATGGTTGGATGTCTTAAGATCCAGCGGCTATAAAAAGACAATTGTGGCTTCACAATTAGGACATTTTGAAATAAAAGACGAAGAAAATAATGATATTGATGATGACATTTTAAAAGATAAACGATTAGAAGATGTAATGCTAGCCTTTAAGAATTTAGGCCAAGCATGTAAAAGCTTATTACGTATGTTCTATTTTGAAAAAAAGTCGATGAAATTAATTGCTGAAGAATTGGCATTAGACTCGGCTTCGACCCGAAATAAAAAATACAGATGTATGCAAAAACTAAAAAGTTTAGCCCTGAAAAATTGA
- a CDS encoding CHAT domain-containing protein — MRRFYNCSRHPMFYILVLSLFQMSFAQQDSISGLKVLDKLISEKKLDIAQQKLNFYLDRLITQESYYEATDYIYFIGKLNFELKNSYTAEKAVLDFGKRISSSTTDPKTLRQLKLEIGSFYEFLGDDKTASDYNLEAIEFTKKMPDKNGELFGIIYSNLGTFNMRMGNQTTALKYHKKALEFFNSYSDTNKQRLYITNNALGGMMWYVSKIDSALVYYKKAEHILSSLEQNPDNKYLRPAILNNNMAGIHNIQGDVNASINAMQKTITNLNLFLKSDITEARRDYAQEFLFQAIDNYGGIYKDIRDYRKAKELIEYSFHQKRRHLSPESPEISKGKILLGQINLALKEYDEAEKYLNEGILELNENPSNYFNWLADAYYYKARVLEEIKDIESAFDCYEKAEEYYKSSLGEYYDELYLDFVDTASGFYAENGYSEKALKMANKAHDYIVANQGEKTLLEYHQVVNLAGIYYILKDYTAALEKSKLALNLLNDETFTKNTKLGKLKIEVQKPRATIIKVVSEYQLKKTKDSIFLKTQLKELQDAITIIEEQKSKITDDNTISMLISDHIDIFEFTKKIALELYEITQSKSYLKVVLGMHESMLYNRIRNRLNSKTFLTFDNIPKTIIEDEKRIKQALSSSILKDDALESFFQANREWEEFLVLLKKDYPMYHDLKYAAISKSIHEQIENKNLENKTLVRYTFIDGKLYVFVIHNRDLEVFNLETKNLTKKINSLQSNNPFKELNFETLNDLYLTLWQPIAGSIKTNKVTIVPDQVLFNLNFEMLTKSLVNSYQELVDHSLLNTYTISYNYSLFLINQSSIVIDYTDNFIAFAPEFNSKMKTDYQLTITDSISLDKTYLTLLPQPFATALAKQYTKLFNGKSFLNENASKQIFTEQAKEHKIIHIGTHAESNNISPELSRLIFAKNVNDTIYSEDNSLYTYEIYNQNLSSNLAILTACETGKPTFQPGEGMISLAHAFNYAGSESILTSLWKIDEQSSVAIIENFYRYLKKGLPKDEALKKAKLDYIATAEGRTVSPQYWAGLVLIGDTAPINLTTSSNLVFWLLGIIGIIIIIVILRKFKK, encoded by the coding sequence ATGAGACGATTTTATAATTGTTCTAGGCATCCTATGTTTTATATTTTAGTATTAAGCTTATTTCAAATGAGTTTTGCTCAGCAAGATTCTATCTCAGGATTGAAAGTACTTGATAAATTAATTTCTGAAAAAAAACTTGATATTGCCCAACAAAAACTGAATTTTTATTTAGATAGATTAATAACTCAAGAATCTTACTATGAAGCAACAGACTACATTTATTTTATAGGCAAACTTAACTTTGAACTAAAAAACAGTTACACAGCAGAAAAAGCAGTTCTCGACTTTGGTAAGCGAATTAGCTCAAGCACTACTGACCCAAAAACATTAAGGCAATTAAAATTAGAAATTGGTTCGTTTTATGAGTTCTTAGGAGACGATAAAACAGCTAGCGACTATAATCTTGAGGCCATAGAATTCACTAAAAAAATGCCAGATAAAAATGGAGAGCTTTTTGGTATTATTTATAGTAATCTCGGTACGTTCAATATGAGAATGGGCAACCAAACTACGGCGTTAAAGTACCATAAAAAAGCATTGGAATTTTTCAATTCTTATTCTGATACAAATAAGCAACGATTATATATTACCAACAATGCACTTGGTGGAATGATGTGGTATGTATCTAAAATAGATAGTGCTCTAGTCTATTACAAAAAGGCAGAGCACATCTTAAGCAGTTTAGAGCAAAACCCTGACAATAAATACTTAAGACCTGCGATTTTAAATAATAATATGGCTGGCATCCACAATATTCAGGGAGATGTAAACGCATCCATAAATGCCATGCAAAAAACCATAACAAACCTTAATTTATTTTTAAAATCAGACATTACTGAAGCACGAAGAGATTATGCCCAAGAATTTTTGTTTCAAGCTATTGATAATTATGGAGGTATCTATAAAGACATTCGAGATTATAGAAAAGCAAAAGAATTGATTGAATATTCATTCCATCAAAAAAGAAGGCATTTAAGTCCAGAAAGCCCAGAAATTTCAAAAGGAAAAATCCTTTTGGGTCAAATAAACCTGGCTTTGAAAGAATATGATGAGGCGGAGAAATATCTTAACGAGGGAATTTTAGAGTTGAATGAAAACCCAAGTAATTATTTCAATTGGCTAGCAGATGCGTATTATTATAAGGCTAGAGTCCTTGAGGAAATTAAAGACATAGAAAGTGCTTTTGATTGTTATGAAAAAGCTGAAGAATATTACAAATCTTCATTAGGCGAATATTATGACGAACTTTATTTAGACTTTGTGGATACCGCTTCAGGTTTCTATGCAGAAAACGGTTATTCTGAAAAAGCACTGAAAATGGCTAACAAAGCACACGATTATATTGTAGCAAATCAAGGTGAAAAGACCTTGCTAGAATATCATCAAGTTGTAAATCTTGCTGGTATTTATTATATACTTAAAGATTATACAGCAGCTTTAGAAAAAAGTAAATTAGCCTTAAACCTTCTTAATGACGAAACATTTACAAAGAACACAAAATTAGGAAAATTAAAGATTGAAGTGCAGAAACCAAGAGCAACCATAATTAAGGTTGTATCTGAATATCAATTGAAAAAGACCAAAGACAGTATTTTCTTAAAAACACAATTGAAAGAACTACAAGACGCAATTACTATTATAGAAGAACAAAAATCCAAAATTACTGATGACAACACTATTTCTATGTTAATATCAGACCATATCGATATTTTTGAATTTACAAAAAAAATAGCCCTCGAACTTTACGAAATAACACAATCAAAATCGTATTTAAAGGTTGTTTTAGGTATGCATGAGTCTATGTTATACAATCGCATCAGAAATAGATTAAACTCAAAAACATTCTTAACATTTGATAATATTCCAAAAACTATCATTGAAGACGAAAAGCGCATTAAACAAGCTCTAAGTTCTTCAATCCTAAAAGATGACGCTTTAGAATCTTTTTTTCAAGCCAATAGAGAATGGGAAGAATTTTTAGTACTATTAAAAAAAGACTATCCAATGTATCATGATTTAAAATATGCTGCAATATCTAAATCAATACATGAACAAATAGAAAATAAAAATCTTGAAAACAAAACGCTTGTTAGATATACATTTATAGACGGTAAACTCTATGTATTTGTTATTCATAATCGAGATTTAGAAGTTTTTAATTTAGAAACAAAAAACCTGACTAAAAAAATTAATAGCCTTCAAAGTAACAATCCATTCAAAGAATTAAATTTTGAAACCTTAAATGATTTATACCTTACGCTTTGGCAACCTATAGCAGGTTCTATTAAAACCAATAAAGTAACCATAGTGCCTGATCAGGTATTATTTAATCTAAATTTTGAAATGCTAACTAAATCTTTGGTTAATTCCTATCAAGAGCTCGTTGACCATAGTTTATTAAATACGTACACCATATCATATAATTACAGTTTATTTTTAATAAACCAAAGCAGCATAGTGATAGATTATACCGATAATTTTATTGCTTTTGCGCCTGAGTTTAATTCTAAGATGAAAACCGATTATCAATTGACAATTACAGATTCTATTTCACTTGATAAAACTTATTTAACACTACTTCCGCAACCCTTTGCAACAGCTCTTGCCAAGCAATACACTAAATTATTTAATGGCAAATCCTTTCTAAACGAAAACGCTTCAAAACAAATATTTACAGAACAGGCCAAGGAACATAAAATTATTCATATTGGTACGCACGCAGAATCAAATAATATATCACCCGAATTATCACGACTTATATTTGCAAAAAATGTTAATGACACGATTTATTCGGAAGACAACTCACTTTACACCTACGAAATTTATAACCAAAATCTGTCTTCCAATCTCGCTATTTTAACGGCTTGCGAAACGGGCAAACCGACCTTTCAACCTGGTGAAGGTATGATTTCATTAGCGCATGCCTTTAATTATGCTGGTAGCGAAAGTATTTTAACAAGTCTGTGGAAAATAGACGAGCAGTCTAGTGTTGCCATCATTGAAAATTTTTATCGGTACCTTAAAAAGGGGTTACCTAAAGACGAAGCCTTAAAAAAAGCAAAATTAGATTACATAGCTACTGCAGAAGGACGAACGGTTTCGCCACAATATTGGGCAGGCTTGGTTTTAATTGGAGATACAGCTCCTATAAATTTAACAACATCATCAAATTTAGTGTTTTGGTTATTGGGAATTATTGGTATAATTATTATAATAGTAATATTAAGAAAATTTAAAAAATGA
- a CDS encoding SsrA-binding protein, which produces MKKLIFKALAKINKAVLPSYSKKQLDLSKASKFQLAIIGWRVYVTKNALG; this is translated from the coding sequence ATGAAGAAATTAATCTTTAAAGCTTTGGCCAAAATTAACAAAGCCGTATTACCGTCTTACAGCAAGAAACAATTAGACCTTAGCAAAGCATCTAAATTTCAACTTGCTATAATAGGCTGGCGGGTTTATGTAACAAAAAATGCGCTTGGGTAA
- a CDS encoding tetratricopeptide repeat protein: MDLQHITQEELEYIEKYLNGNLDPLDLKQFEQRLQTEAEFKSKVEDIKTVLTGIETQALKEQLDIFHEDIDNVSNPPEKEDTKVHTLNWKRLLVAAALIITAGSFWFLGGNSNERLYANYFTPDPGLPTTMGSSDNYDFYEAMVNYKQGDYKTAIAKWETLQKAKPNNDTLNYFIGVAYLANKNEEIAIPLLEGVAQNSEFALINDAHYYLGLAYLKADNVEKAKASLQKSNVENSKALLSELND; encoded by the coding sequence ATGGATTTACAACACATAACACAAGAAGAACTAGAGTATATTGAGAAGTATCTCAATGGAAATCTAGATCCTTTAGATTTAAAACAATTTGAGCAACGCTTGCAAACAGAAGCCGAATTTAAATCTAAAGTTGAAGATATTAAAACGGTCTTAACTGGTATTGAAACCCAAGCCTTAAAAGAACAGTTAGATATTTTTCATGAGGATATTGATAACGTTTCAAATCCACCCGAAAAAGAAGATACCAAAGTGCATACTCTAAATTGGAAACGACTTTTAGTAGCTGCTGCACTTATTATTACCGCAGGTAGTTTTTGGTTTTTAGGAGGCAATTCTAACGAACGACTCTATGCCAATTACTTTACACCAGATCCTGGCTTACCAACAACAATGGGTAGTTCTGACAACTATGATTTTTATGAAGCTATGGTAAATTATAAACAAGGTGATTATAAAACAGCAATAGCCAAATGGGAAACTTTGCAAAAGGCAAAACCAAATAACGATACTCTAAATTACTTTATCGGAGTTGCTTATTTGGCGAATAAAAATGAAGAAATCGCAATTCCTCTTTTGGAAGGTGTAGCGCAAAATTCTGAATTTGCACTTATTAATGATGCTCATTATTATTTAGGATTGGCCTATTTGAAAGCAGATAATGTAGAAAAAGCGAAGGCTAGTTTACAAAAATCCAATGTAGAAAACAGTAAAGCCCTTTTGTCTGAGCTAAACGATTAA